The genomic interval AAGGAGCCGAGTCCACTGTTAAAATCCTAAATACAAGGATAAATTATTATAACGGCAAAAGTAATATCAGCCCGGGAAGCATTGTTGATATCAACGCGTTAGAGAAGCAATTGGAGATCGAGTCCGATCAGCTGGCTACTTTGCGTGAAAGATATAATCAGGCCGAGGGTCTTGTGCGTGATGATCCCACCTCTAATTTTAAGCAGACCCTGGTAGGCCAACCAGCCGTTGAACCAGTGCCAAAGAATAAATTACTTAAAACAGGTTTGGCAGGAGCGGTTACCATGTCCTTGTTGGCCCTGCTGATCATCTTCACCGAACTTTTTGATTCCAGAGCGAAAACACCCAGTCAGTTTCAGAAGCAATTACCCGGTCGCCTGCTTGGTGTAGTAAATGCCATAAGTCTGAAAAAGGTGTTTTTGGATGAATTGATGTCGCAGGATTTTGATGCCGGCAAAAACCGGAAAGAGTATCTGTTTAAAAATTACATTCGGAAATTAAGGCATGAGGTACTCCAGTCGGGCAAAAAGATCATTTTGATTACCAGCACCCAGGTGGGAACCGGTAAGTCCACACTGGCCCAGGTTTTGGCCTATAGTTACCTCCAGAGTAAGAAGAAAGTATTGTTGTTGGATATGAATTTTAACCACAACACACTGACCGAGACCTTTCATCCGGCCAATAATATCACGGATCTTGACCTGGATAATAAGTTACCGGCATCGGAACTGGTCAGGACCCTGGTATGCGCCACTTCATCAGAGAACCTGTATGCCATTGGGTGTAATCAATCATCCGCCACACCTTCTGAAACGATCAACCTGGAGAAGTTCGGGCATTTATTGCATTATCTCCGGGAAGAGTTTGATGTGGTATTAGTGGAGGGCCCTTCCCTGAATGAAAGAGCCGACACACAGGAACTGATTGGGATATGTGAAGGGATCATTACGGTCTTTTCAGCCGATCATGCCATTGGTTCTACCGACCTTAAATCATTCAGGATACTCTCCGGGGTAGGGGACAAGAACCTGGGAGCAGTATTAAACAAGGTGCAAACCGAGAACATCAATTTCTAATTATTAACCCACCCATGAAAAGTGCGTCGAACCGATATGGATGGACGGATTATGCCAAGGGGATAGCCATCCTGTTGGTTCTGTACCGGCATGTTTTTGAAGGGATCAAGAACGCTGGTATGGATGTGGGTCCGTTTCTTTACCTGGAACACGCCAATATCGCCTTCTTTAGTTTCCGGATGCCGCTGTTTTTCATCATTGCCGGAATATTTATTTCTAAAAGTCTTGCCAAACGAGGCCTGCTTTCCTTTGTGGAATCAAAGATGAAGACCATCCTGTATGTATATCTTATCTGGACGGTCCTTCAGATCACGATGCAGATAATCTTATCCCAGTATGTGAATGCGAACCGGGGCTGGATGGATTATCTCTACATTTTTTACGCGCCCCGGTACCTCGATCAGTTCTGGTATCTCCATACGCTTTTCTTTGTGCTGATTCTCTACGCTTTTGTAAAAGAGAAGTTGAAGGTCACCATGCCCGTTCAAATAGCCATCGGTCTGGCGCTTTTCTTTATGTCCGGGTATTTTTACCGTACCGGCATCCAATTGTATTTTATCAATGATATTTTTCACCATTATATTTTCATGGCGACCGGTGATCTGGTGAGCAAATTCTTTTTTAAGCCCGATACATTTAAGAAATTAGGTCGTTGGTGGGTGCTATTGGCAACACTTCCTTTTTTTGTGCTGGCGCAGTATTTCTTTCTCAAGATCAACATTGCCCATATCGATATCGATAAGGGCTATCAATATATCGAGTTTTTTATTCCCTGGCTTTATTTACTGATCGCCTATACAGGATGTTTTTTTGTGATCGTCGTTTGTTTCCTTTTACAGAATTTGAACTGGCTCCCTTCGTTAAGGGCCTTTGGGCAGTACTCCCTTTATATTTATGCCTCCCATGTATTTGCCACCTCCTTTGTGCGGATCATGCTGGTGCGTTTTCTGGGGGTGGATTATATCCCGCTTATTTTGGCGGCAGGTATCCTGGCGGGAGCGGCTGTACCGGTGTGGCTGTACCGGATTTCGCCAAGGATAGGCATGCGTTGGTTGTTTGTGTGGCCTGAGAAACGGGAGGGAAAATTGATTTCCATGAAAGGTTTTGAAACGAAAAA from Chitinophagales bacterium carries:
- a CDS encoding acyltransferase gives rise to the protein MKSASNRYGWTDYAKGIAILLVLYRHVFEGIKNAGMDVGPFLYLEHANIAFFSFRMPLFFIIAGIFISKSLAKRGLLSFVESKMKTILYVYLIWTVLQITMQIILSQYVNANRGWMDYLYIFYAPRYLDQFWYLHTLFFVLILYAFVKEKLKVTMPVQIAIGLALFFMSGYFYRTGIQLYFINDIFHHYIFMATGDLVSKFFFKPDTFKKLGRWWVLLATLPFFVLAQYFFLKINIAHIDIDKGYQYIEFFIPWLYLLIAYTGCFFVIVVCFLLQNLNWLPSLRAFGQYSLYIYASHVFATSFVRIMLVRFLGVDYIPLILAAGILAGAAVPVWLYRISPRIGMRWLFVWPEKREGKLISMKGFETKKVE